The DNA region CCGCGTACACGGCCATATACGGCTGCGGCACCACCCCGAGGATCGACGACAGATTCACAATTCGGCCGTTCTTCTGGGCCCGCATGATCGGAAGGACGGCGTTGGTCAGGCGGATCACGCCGAACACATTGACGTCGAAGATCTGCTGGGCCTGCTCCGCAGAACTCTCCTCTGCCGCACCCGAAGATCCGATACCCGCGTTGTTAACCAGGACGTCGATGCGCCCGTGCGCCTCGATAACGTCGGCGATCACTTTTTCGACCGACGAGTCGCTCGCCACGTCGAGATCAACGAAGCGCACTCCCGGGACCGGCTGTGCTTTCGCCGCGTTGCGGCTGGTTCCGATGACCGTGAAACCTGCCCCCACGAGCCCGACGGCGACCGCTTTGCCAATGCCTGTTGACGCTCCCGTCACGAGGGCTACTTTTTTCGTTGATGCCATGTCCGCCTCCAAAGTTCGAGCCAGTCAACCTGACCGACTACCTGCTACACGACTGTAGCATTTCGTTGTTAAATTGCGCCAGTAATGTTTCTCTTGAATGGCAATTCCGACGGCGATATCCTCGCGATAACCCTAGACATGTGACCATTTAGTCACCTATCCTTGAATTGTGGACGCCGTATTCAAGGCCCTCGCCGACCCCACTCGCCGTGACCTGCTCGATGAGCTCTTCCGGGAGGACGGGCAGACCCTGCACGCGCTCGAGGCCCGCTTCGAGATGACCCGCTACGGGGTCATGAAGCACCTCAAGCAGCTGGAGGATGCCGGCCTGGTGGTCACCCGCCGTCGGGGCCGGGAGAAACTGCACTTCCTCAATCCGGTGCCCATCCGCCTGGTCCACGACCGCTGGGTCGGCAAATACGCAGA from Arthrobacter pascens includes:
- a CDS encoding oxidoreductase, with the protein product MASTKKVALVTGASTGIGKAVAVGLVGAGFTVIGTSRNAAKAQPVPGVRFVDLDVASDSSVEKVIADVIEAHGRIDVLVNNAGIGSSGAAEESSAEQAQQIFDVNVFGVIRLTNAVLPIMRAQKNGRIVNLSSILGVVPQPYMAVYAATKHAVEGYSESLDHELREFGVRVTLVQPAWTNTSFEANSVRPDRPLPVYAERRRVFEEFMNGAVKDGDDAATVAKAIVAAATDEKPKVRYSGSSRSASLSAMRRFVPVRMFDRQLRKLNKLPA